A genome region from Geobacter pickeringii includes the following:
- the casB gene encoding type I-E CRISPR-associated protein Cse2/CasB — protein MNNLLGRLRRCKDDRGMMANLRCVLVENKRHRAWPALNRLEVAIDDQVAAFVAGLYATHPEETSNGNFGVTCKAIEQKRGDKQGEDNKLTPTERRFQHLLAAGREEVLERVMRMVLIAKSQGIPVNYVQLESDLGFWTERTKTEWAAAFWAPGAEPIGEEAI, from the coding sequence ATGAACAACCTTCTCGGACGGCTCCGCAGGTGTAAGGATGACAGGGGAATGATGGCGAATCTCCGGTGCGTACTTGTGGAGAACAAAAGACATCGCGCCTGGCCTGCCTTGAATCGGCTCGAGGTGGCGATTGACGATCAAGTTGCGGCATTCGTGGCTGGACTGTACGCAACCCATCCTGAGGAAACCTCCAACGGTAATTTCGGCGTAACCTGCAAGGCAATTGAGCAGAAGCGCGGCGACAAGCAAGGCGAGGACAACAAGCTGACCCCGACAGAAAGACGCTTTCAGCATCTGCTTGCAGCCGGCAGGGAAGAAGTCCTTGAGCGGGTCATGCGCATGGTGCTCATTGCGAAATCACAAGGTATCCCGGTTAACTACGTTCAACTTGAATCTGATTTGGGGTTCTGGACTGAGCGCACCAAAACCGAATGGGCTGCCGCCTTCTGGGCGCCGGGTGCCGAGCCCATTGGCGAGGAGGCGATATGA